One Alosa alosa isolate M-15738 ecotype Scorff River unplaced genomic scaffold, AALO_Geno_1.1 AALO_1.0_unplaced_6, whole genome shotgun sequence DNA segment encodes these proteins:
- the LOC125290529 gene encoding LOW QUALITY PROTEIN: 40S ribosomal protein S6-like (The sequence of the model RefSeq protein was modified relative to this genomic sequence to represent the inferred CDS: substituted 3 bases at 3 genomic stop codons): MKFNIAYPISGTXKTIEVDNVTDLGTLYEKRIYNEIDGEIISNDFKGYIFXIRGGFDKNGFAMSPKILKNIRVRKLLTKKDKCFNPKRKGERKRKTIRGSIISHDIALLNIIIIKKGEKEIEGITDKVIPRSLGPKRASKIRKLFNLDLDADVTXYVIRKKKVNKKTGKEYTVIPRISRLYT; encoded by the coding sequence ATGAAATTTAATATAGCTTATCCTATATCAGGAACATAGAAAACAATTGAAGTTGATAATGTAACAGATTTAGGTACATTATATGAAAAAAGAATATATAATGAAATAGATGGTGAAATTATTTCAAATGATTTCAAAGGATATATCTTTTAGATAAGAGGAGGATTTGATAAAAATGGCTTTGCAATGTCaccaaaaatattaaaaaatattagaGTAAGAAAATTATTAACTAAAAAAGATAAATGTTTTAATCCTAAaagaaaaggtgaaagaaaaagaaagactaTAAGAGGTAGTATAATATCACATGATATAGCATTATTAAATATTATCATAATaaagaaaggagaaaaagaaatagAAGGAATAACAGATAAAGTAATACCAAGATCATTAGGTCCTAAAAGAGCAAGTAAAATAAGAAAATTATTTAATTTAGATTTAGATGCTGATGTTACATAGTATGTTataagaaaaaagaaagtaaataaaaaaacaggaaaAGAATATACAGTTATACCTAGAATAAGTAGATTATATACATAG